The Desulfonatronum thiosulfatophilum DNA segment TACGTGTCGTAGATATCGGTGGTCCTGTCCCAGGCCTTTTGCGTTGTCGAACATCCGGCCAAGGCGGGGAGAAGGAGGGCAATGACGGCAAGCAGGCAGAAGCGTGATAACGTTTGTCTGGTCATGAACACGTGGAAACTCCAAAGGTGTGAAGAGGTGGAAAATAATGAGCCGGCATGGGGTAAGGAAGACGGTCAGCCGTTGATCAGCGGCCAGCCCGGGATTCCAGGCGTTCCGCCAGTCGGGTCAGGGTTCGTGCCGTTGTCGCGGCTTTGAGATCGACAGGGTGGTCGGCGATAGCCCCTGGCTCGGATTGTTCATCGTTGTCCGGCAAAGGCAAAAGTTCTTGTTCGGCAGGAGCATCAAGAGCCTCCTGGTCTTTCAAAGAGTTGCCGATGCGGCTGTTCAGCTCCTGAATACGGTTTTGCAGATCCTTCCGCTGGTCGTCATCTGGTGATGACTGAAGCAGCTTATTGTACAGTTCCAGCGCTTCGACATTTTCGCCTTGTTCAGCCAGCAGGTCGGCATAGGTCTTGGTTTCATAGTATCGGCGTTCTCCTTCGGTCAGGGGGACGTCCGCGTGGGGGGCATCGGGCAGGATATCGGAATCTAAGCCATCGCTCTTCAGGAAGTCATCTTTGGCGGTAAGATCGGAACCAGGGCTTGTCTCACTGCTGAAAAAGGAGTCCGCGTCATTCTCGCGAGCCTTTTCAAGGACAATGGCTTCTTCCGGATCAGTTGAACCGGAAGAAGGAGAAGCGTCGGCAAGCCCGGAAAGATCAGAAGCTTCCGCGGATGCTGACAAGTCAGGATTGTCGGAAAAGTCCGCAGGAGATGCGGCCGTTGCGAGATCTCCCGAAATCTCCTCCGCCGGCGGATCAGATGAAACAATGCCCGTCGCCTGGAAGGATGATTCTTCGGTATCCGTTTCAAGGGCGCCGGAAGCCTGAAAGGGGGCGTCAAATTGTCGTTCGCTGCCGCCGAAAGGGGCCATGGCCCGCAGGCCGTTTTCCAGAACAGCTCCCCAGCTGAAGCCGCCGCCTTCCAAATGTATCGCCAGCATCTCCAGGGTCAGAGCAAGATCGCTTCGTCCCGCGGATCGACTGTGAGCGGCCCATTGTCGCCAGAATGAGGGATAGGTGGACAAAGTCGCGGACAACGAGGCCACTTCAGGAGACGTCCGCTCCAGATCCTCACCCTTTTCCAGGTTCTGCTCGGCCAGGCATTCGATCAACAGTAATCGGGCTTCCAGGTGTTCCGGATGAAAAGCCAAACCCTTGCGTAGGACCTGCACGGCATCAGCATGGCGATTATCGTGAACGTACGCCCGGGCCAACGGAAAAAACAGCTTGGAGTTGGGTTCCAGATTCAGCACTTCCTCGAACCAGGCGATTTTTTCAGTCATGGCAGTCTCCGGAACGTATCGTTTTGGGGGATGTACAGCACTTCATTGGGTTGCAGATAATGCATTTCCATTCGAATCACGCTGGCCACATATTCATGGTCCGTG contains these protein-coding regions:
- a CDS encoding tetratricopeptide repeat protein; translated protein: MTEKIAWFEEVLNLEPNSKLFFPLARAYVHDNRHADAVQVLRKGLAFHPEHLEARLLLIECLAEQNLEKGEDLERTSPEVASLSATLSTYPSFWRQWAAHSRSAGRSDLALTLEMLAIHLEGGGFSWGAVLENGLRAMAPFGGSERQFDAPFQASGALETDTEESSFQATGIVSSDPPAEEISGDLATAASPADFSDNPDLSASAEASDLSGLADASPSSGSTDPEEAIVLEKARENDADSFFSSETSPGSDLTAKDDFLKSDGLDSDILPDAPHADVPLTEGERRYYETKTYADLLAEQGENVEALELYNKLLQSSPDDDQRKDLQNRIQELNSRIGNSLKDQEALDAPAEQELLPLPDNDEQSEPGAIADHPVDLKAATTARTLTRLAERLESRAGR